In Quercus robur chromosome 10, dhQueRobu3.1, whole genome shotgun sequence, a genomic segment contains:
- the LOC126702768 gene encoding disease resistance protein RUN1-like gives MGILATRKRTFAEAFAEHERDPNVKIEDLQAWKAALKEVGNISGWHVQQHSSEAEVIQEIVQRVLGELNLILSRTSSKDLKLVGIESRVREVLDLYVDERSGGVRFVGICRMGGIGKTTLAVEIFKRISGSFEASSYIADVREKTENQHLVSLQKQLLSNIFMESEIKIWNVHEGVNIIGNRLRGKKVLIVLDDVEDQKQLEALAGNLDWFGPGSRIIVTSRDSQLLKICGVNYIYAAKGLNPDEALQLFSLSAFKKPHPKENYVDLCMYFVNYTKGLPLALKVLGSLLFTKSIDEWESLIDKVKVEPEKKILDILQISFDGLMETQKELFLDIACFFKGENKDCIRETLKSFGYHPDYNIGVLMDKSLITINENGALWMHDLLQEMGQDIVRRGSKELGRRTRLWLYEDVLHVLKNNTGTKVVEGIMLNAPIQKEEHLGAEVFSKMKKMRLLKVGDMGNVKLPQGLNCLSNELRILEWHGYPLSSMPTNFQPNKLVELKMHCSSIKRIWNGIMILDELKLIDLRNSQNMIETPNLSGVPNLKQLILQGCTALSKIHPSLGNLKQLIRLDLSGCKCLESLPHKINLESLEVIIFSGCSRLKKFPEVVGNMSCLSELYLNETAIKDLPLSVERLTGLVKLDLRDCKNLSSLPNACYSSMSLKVLTLSGCSKLEELPENLGNLKCLEELDLSGSAIKVLLTSIKLLKNLKELSLRGCKGLSFKSSNKLFRFSFMQPRRSPDLMAMLECSLSGLWSLTKLDLSHCNLQAIPDAFHCLSSLSILNLEGNEFIWLPKSMIQLSNLQDLFLRGCSNLRSLPKLSSNIKYIDATQCTSLETLSLGSEYDFGQHFSF, from the exons ATGGGTATTCTTGCTACACGGAAACGGACTTTTGCTGAAGCCTTTGCTGAGCATGAAAGAGATCCCAATGTTAAAATTGAGGATTTGCAAGCATGGAAAGCTGCTTTGAAAGAAGTCGGCAATATATCTGGATGGCATGTACAACAACACAG TTCTGAAGCAGAAGTTATCCAAGAAATTGTTCAAAGGGTACTTGGAGAATTGAATCTTATATTATCAAGAACTAGTTCCAAAGATCTTAAGCTTGTTGGAATAGAATCCCGTGTGAGGGAAGTGTTGGATTTATATGTAGATGAAAGGTCGGGTGGTGTTCGCTTTGTAGGAATTTGCAGGATGGgtggaattggtaaaacaactcttgctgtagaaatttttaaaagaatttcgGGTAGCTTTGAAGCTAGTAGCTATATTGCTGATGTAAGagaaaaaactgaaaatcaaCATCTAGTTTCATTACAAAAACAACTTCTTTCTAATATCTTTATGGAAAGTGAAATAAAGATATGGAATGTTCATGAGGGGGTCAATATCATAGGGAATAGATTACGTGGTAAGAAGGTTCTTATTGTTCTTGATGATGTTGAGGACCAAAAACAATTAGAAGCTTTGGCTGGGAACCTTGATTGGTTTGGTCCAGGGAGTAGAATCATTGTAACAAGTAGAGATAGCCAATTGTTGAAAATATGTGGTGTGAATTACATATATGCAGCAAAGGGTTTGAATCCAGATGAAGCTTTGCAACTCTTTAGTTTGAGTGCTTTCAAGAAACCCCATCCCAAAGAAAATTATGTGGATTTGTGTATGTATTTTGTGAATTACACTAAAGGCCTTCCTTTAGCTCTTAAAGTTTTAGGTTCTTTGTTATTTACCAAAAGCATTGATGAATGGGAAAGTCTCATAGATAAAGTAAAAGTGgaacctgaaaaaaaaattttggacattcTTCAAATAAGTTTTGATGGGCTAATGGAAACCCAAAAAGAATTATTTCTagatattgcatgttttttcAAAGGAGAGAACAAAGATTGCATAAGAGAGACATTAAAAAGTTTTGGTTACCATCCAGACTACAATATTGGTGTTTTGATGGACAAATCGCTCATAACCATTAATGAAAATGGAGCTttgtggatgcatgatttaCTACAAGAAATGGGTCAAGATATAGTTCGTCGTGGATCTAAAGAGCTTGGTAGACGTACTAGGTTATGGCTTTATGAGGACGTCCTTCATGTATTGAAGAATAATACT GGAACAAAGGTAGTTGAAGGCATAATGCTAAACGCACCTATTCAAAAAGAGGAGCACTTGGGTGCTGAAGTCTTctcaaagatgaaaaaaatgagattgCTTAAAGTGGGTGATATGGGTAATGTGAAACTTCCGCAAGGCCTCAATTGTCTTTCTAATGAGTTACGCATTTTAGAATGGCATGGATATCCTTTGAGTTCCATGCCAACCAACTTCCAACCTAATAAGCTTGTTGAATTGAAAATGCATTGCAGCAGCATCAAACGAATATGGAATGGAATTATG ATTTTAGATGAGTTAAAACTCATTGACTTGCGTAACTCTCAAAACATGATTGAGACCCCAAATCTAAGTGGAGTCCCAAATCTTAAGCAATTGATTCTTCAAGGTTGTACAGCACTGTCTAAGATTCATCCATCTCTTGGAAATCTCAAACAGCTTATTCGATTAGATCTGTCTGGTTGCAAGTGTCTTGAAAGCCTTCCTCACAAGATCAACTTGGAATCTCTTgaagttattattttttccgGCTGTTCAAGACTAAAGAAGTTTCCAGAGGTTGTAGGAAATATGTCATGTTTGTCTGAACTTTATTTAAATGAGACTGCTATAAAAGATCTACCATTGTCAGTGGAGCGTTTAACTGGCCTTGTTAAATTGGATCTAAGAGACTGTAAAAACCTTTCAAGTCTTCCGAATGCTTGTTATAGTTCGATGTCTCTAAAAGTTCTCACTTTATCTGGCTGCTCAAAACTTGAAGAACTACCAGAAAATTTGGGGAATCTCAAATGCTTGGAGGAGTTAGATCTGAGTGGATCTGCTATAAAAGTGCTACTTACATCCATCAAACTcttaaaaaatctcaaagaacTGTCTCTTCGTGGATGTAAAGGGCTATCATTTAAATCTTCAAATAAACTCTTCAGGTTTTCTTTCATGCAACCGAGAAGAAGTCCAGATCTCATGGCCATGTTAGAGTGTTCTTTATCAGGCTTATGGTCCTTGACCAAACTGGACCTAAGTCATTGCAATCTTCAGGCAATTCCTGATGCTTTTCATTGCTTGTCGTCCTTGTCAATATTAAATCTAGAAGGAAATGAATTTATTTGGCTTCCTAAAAGTATGATTCAACTATCAAATCTACAAGATCTTTTTCTGCGTGGTTGCTCGAATCTTCGATCATTGCCAAAGCTTTCATCAAACATTAAGTATATTGATGCAACACAGTGTACCTCACTGGAAACATTATCATTAGGATCAGAATATGATTTCGGCCAGCACTTCAGCTTCTGA